cattattttcttaaagtggccaaagcgaacaagctagagaacgggttcatataTTGTCCAAGCTTCTAATGCAGTAACAAGGACTATTCACATGTTTCTTGGGGGATTATTCACAGCCatttgtttagatacggtttcatgcctaactatttagtttggaccaagcacggtgaaagaggggttgtaatggaagacggcgaagaagagaaggatgagaatAACATTctggactgggctgcaggccaagcttttgcagatactacaatgggtgaggctgatgaagatgatttTTGCAGAAGacgaccctactgatgaccttggtcaggtgctacggtaTGCACACACAATTTTCAAAACTgtgaaggaatcagaaaagttgcagcgcatgattaatgatcataaaaaattgttgtacctagattgcaagcaggggcataaaaaactgggtaccacactagaatttctgcaatggaaggctgaaaatggtgtgtccaataaggcattttagaggatgttgaacattgtcaagaagattcttcttGAGAATattgaattgccatccacaacatatgaagctaaacagattgtttgtcatctgggattggaggttcaaaagatccacgcatgccctaatggttgtatcctctatcgtggtgatggatacgagaaattggatgcttgtcctgtgtgcagaGTGTTGCGACATAATATCagacgagatgatcctggtgatgtcaaggggcagcctcccaataagagagttcccgtgaaggtgatgtggtatttccctgtaatacCACGCTTcaagcatttgttcagaaataaggtGAATGCTAaattgatgcgatggcacaaagaagaacgtaagcaagatgagatgctgagacaccccgcggatggggcccagtggagatcaattgatagagaattcccggactttgaaagtgatgtagggaacataaggtttggtttaagtactgatggattcaatccattcggtgagttgagtagtggtcatagtacttggcctgtaaccctatgtatgttcaacaatcctccttggctgtgcatgaagcggaagttcattatgatgctggtgcttatccaaggcccaaaataacccgacaacaacattgacgtgtacctaagaccgttggttgatgaacttttactgctctggaacgaagaaggtgtatgtgtgtgggatgaggataaacaagagagctttaacctgcaagcattgttgttcataaccatcaatgattggcctacactgagtaacctttcggggtAGTcgaacaagggatatcgggcctgcacgcACAGTTTAGACGACatagacaacatgtatttgaagcattgtaagaaggtcgtctatatgggccATCGTCAATTTCTCCCTGCTAACCACCCGTTGAGAAAGAGAGGGATGCATTTCGAAGGGGTGCCAGACCatcataaaaaacctgcacaccgtaatggaaagtgtGTCTTTGaaatgataaaggatgtaagggtagtctttggaaagggtcttggtagcgaaccagttccgaacgatgataacaaacgtgcacccatgtggaagaagaagtctatattttgcgagctaccttattgggaaaaaCTAGAGGTCCAcgacgcaatagacgtgatgcacctgacgaagaatctttgcgtgaacgtgataggcttcatgggtgtttatgggaactcaaaagatacattagAAGCATGACAGGACatgaaacgtatgaagcaacgagatgacctacatccaaaaaagagagatgatggatagCACTACTTACTTCCTACCAGTTATACTCtcagcaagaaagagaaggatagcatgtttgaatgcttgaatggTATCAAGGTTCTGTCTGGGTAATCCTCAaatataaagagaataataaatataaaagaaaagaagttcacaaatctcaaggcccatgactaccacatgttgatgacctagttgcttccggctgcactgaggggtattctaccggagaatgtccgattgccgctcgtaaagctatgcacgtttgtcaatgcgatttcgtAGAAGGCAATTGATCCAACCTAGCtagtaaagctacagaacgatgtggtgcaatgtcttatcAACTTTGAGTTGTATTTCCActatccttcttcaatattatgacacacctcctggttcacctagtcaaagagattactattctcggtccagtattcTTGCACAATATAtggcctttcaagaggttcgtgtcagtcctaaaaaactatgttcataaTCGTGCTCGTCCTGAAAGAAGCATCactaagggatatggaacagaggaggtcattgatttttgtgttgattttattaactcaattgatttgattggggttccaacttcacaccatgaggggaggctgcggggaacGGGCACCATTGGAAGGAAACCaggtttgagcaatgatactaatttgttcaacaaggcacacGTCATTGTtttgcaacaatcatcctttgtggctccatatatcgagcaacacaagcagattctatcTTCCCAACacccgacgaaatccgatgcctggattatacatcatcacatggatacttttccctcttagttgcgtcaacaccttatgggtaactctgagattcacccacagctcgcttggttagccaggggaccttctagcacaatcgtgaaattccaaggctacgagataaattgttatacattttacacgagagctgAAGactagaaaagcacgaaccagaatagtggtatCCACATAGATGGCATAGAtagcaacaggagcaaggactcgtattatggtttcatatagGAGATATGGGAAATTGAATACGGACCActgaacatccctctatttcgttgccaatgggtgaagctaactagCATAACCatagatcagtatggaatgacaatagtggatctGACCAAGattggatacaatgatgaaccatttgtccttgccaatgatgaagaatgtgaaggacatgtctagcaaaactaagaaaaattcagaagagccatgggagccaaagcgcaacatagttcttccaggtaaaagaaaaatcatgggagtcgaggacaaaatagaTCAAtgagatgattatgatcagtttgatggcatgcgtccattcgctgttgaagttgacctaagcatcatgctagccaaaaaAGAGGCTacgtacttacaccgcgatcatgaccaaggaactttcgtgaagaagaagttttttaacgttacattgtaatgcactaaatatgcttCACCTATATGTAAAGTTACATTGTaaagttctatgatttcatgtactatgtgatacaatttttaatttaacgtatctataatttcatatgtgtttgaattagttgaggtgaagatttattcgatcaatatgaacaatgttaaccacatacatcaattgaattttttgcgcattgaaattatttaattgaatagtttCTTAATGATAGTGAaacagtaaaataattattttagaaattaaaagaactagtatagaattaatgactcattaaaatttattttaaatatacttcctaatttaatatatttttgcatgtttgaaatatgtaaagttcttattttttccttcttaaaatccagtgaaaacatatgTAAATTTATGtatttaaattagttgaggtgaaattttattcgatcaatatgaacaatgttaaccacatacatcaattgaattttttgtgcgttgaaattatttaattgaattgTTTCTTGATGACAGTggtgcattaaaataattattttagaaactaaaagaactagtatatggaattaatgactcattcaaacttattgtaaatatacttgctaatttaatatatttttgcatgttcgaaatatttttgcatgttcgaaatatgtaaagttcttattttttccttcaTAAAATCTAgtgaaaatatatataaaatctatTTGCAAACAagaggcgggagacgaaaaatgaaaaaaagggcGTTTTGTCCgagttgcaaattgcaacctggactaaaggaccccccatttcgtcccggttgcaatttgcaaccgggaGGGGGGGGGTTTAAAAGCCCTAGttatcttctccctctccccgtTCAACACTTAGTGAAATTTCGCCGTCTCTCCAAGATCCTGCGCCCGTTCGCCTCCGtccccgcccgtcgcccgtcgccgcccgttcGCCTCCGTCGCCGGCCGCTGTGCTCCTCGTCGCGTGCCGCCTCTCCATCACCCCGATGCCTCCTCTCCATCACCCCGcccgtccgccgcgccgccgcccgtcgtctccatctccatcgcccCAGTGCCATCGTCGCCTGCCGCCTCCATCGCCCACCACCTCCATCGTCACCTCCGTTGCCCACCCCGGCCGCGCCGTTCACCTCCACCCTGACCGTCCGCCGTTGTCCACCGTGCACCGTGCGCCGCCCCGCATTGCCGCTGCCAGACTCCACCGCCCCAACGTCGCCTACCCTAGCCGCCgtccacccgccgccccgtcctGCCCTTGCCGAACTCGATACGGGCGCCGCGCGTGGCGCGCCCCTCTCCCGGGTGGGGCCCTTGCTGATGCAAGCCCCCGGCTTGATGACGCAAGGggccctttttattttttaattagaaaaattatTAGGAAATTACTTtgattagtagaaattagtagaaaattagaggaaattactatgattagCAGAAAATTAGTACAAAATCAgtaagaaattactatgattagtagaaaatcagTATAATTTACTTcagatgcttagtataattttgtatacattttgtATAATTTTTAGAAATTACTATGTTTTAGTATAAATGTTTTGAAAactagtagaaatttgtagaaatgcttagacttatttagtataaatgcttagtacaattttgtatacatttagtataatttttagtacattactatgatttagtacaaatgcttcgaaaattagtagaaatttggtagaaattctgagaaattagtagaaatttggtagaaatgcttagaaattagtagaaatttggtagacaTTCTTAGAAACtattagaaatttgtagaaacacttcaaatttggtagaaatgcttaaaattagtaggaattagtagaaatttgtagaaacacttcaatTTGGTAGAAGTtcttagaaatttgtagaaatttgtagaaacacttcattagatttcattcaagacattttgtgtaagtttcattcaagactttcatgtaactttcttgtaagttttcatgtaagtttcattcaagacatttcatgtaagtttcattcaagacattcatgtaaatttcttgtaagttttcatgtaagtttcatttcgtctatggtttcatgtgtacatttcaatcagtttgtttttttttcatggttgttctatgatttcatgtatataccttaacgtacatgtatctatgatttcatgtgtgtttaaagtagttgagatggcagatgatgagaccgcaaggtatataatagagcagattattgctggtggtaaTGACTCCAACCTGCTCGTAatgtacaccgatgaagagggtagccaggcggacTGGTGGTAGTGACTCCAACCTGCTCGTAatgtacaccgatgaagagggtagccaggcggacatgttcctcaacatgttcgGTGAtagcaatgaagagcccgagcctgagcaaaaccttgccgtgacggaaggttccggcaaggtatatatcatttccattaTTTTGCCCGATCTATAATgtcttattcattattactatgtactaattaacaaatcttgaactgttagccctctgatCGACGAACCGTCAGAagccccgaggtcgtacaaaggtgatggagggaaggcttatcatcacggaagtcacagaagagggcaagccAGTTGCTCCTGAAAACGTGGTAAGAAAGTACATGAGTCAGATCAGGGCAATCGcaagggacaatgtgcccatcagcatcaaGAAATAGAAGGGCAAAAGAAATGATCCATATGTGCTCCCGGATACATAAGAATATGCTGTGGTTAAATGTgaagaaacacttcacatttcccgaaggatgtaatgaagatgatgtgaaagcgtggacgctgaagaagatggccatcCAATTCCAGACATTTAAGAAGATGTTGGTGCCACCTTCATCAAGAAGGGCTGAACTCCAAATTTCGatgagtggccaaagttgagggactactgggaggcatttgtcgaatacaagacGAGCGAAGACGGTGCAAATAAGGTTTGCATCAACATTGCAAATGCTAGCAAGAAGGACTACCAGCATCGTCTAGGGCAAGGTGGTTACAACACTGCAATTCCCAGATGGCGCAATATGGATCAAGGCTTGATCAATcagggtatcgtaccagcaactcttgactggcccgatcgatcgaaaaattggtattaagctcatggaggcaacctatgccaagaggatgggacactggTCTTCGatgagacaatacgtcagaaggttGAAAGGCTTATCTAGaatattgaagatgctaaagttgggaggttgaaggtggattgAGAGAATGATGAGATCACATTGGCCCTCAGGAATCCCGAGCCCCTAGGACGTTGCCAAGGGTAAGGGGTTGTTCCATAGAAGTACGCTTTCCGAGGGGACATTGACTCGTACAGAAGCCACAAGCGAAGAAAGAAACAGCAAGAGGATAGCTGGCGGTTCATGTTAGAATCCAAAGttcattcacaagaagtaagaatgcaagaGGAAATCAATTCTCTAGTGGCCCTGGCAGTTGccgagttggcccaatctgaaGCACTGCTAGATCCAAACgtcgtcagcccttctcaagGCCTCAGGAGTagctgtgcttccacaggggtcccTGAGGAGCAGACGCCAATATTATCCATGGACGAGCAATGGTTTCCTGTGGATGTTATCACGGAACGCACCTCATGTAAGCTGCATAGACTATTTGGCAACATCAtcattaaggtatacttatacataatatttatgcaatcttctcaatccatccacaccttgggagtttaataacttttttatttctgcTGTATATataggtggcgtacgggagtgccttaccaatcctgccagggcagacaagccatggcatggagattccacctggctacgccagcatcGGCCTAGCGCAActcgttgatagccaatatgaaggcctagagctcgacctcgtGGGAGGTGAtgggggaaaagacattgggaGATGTGTTCACGGGATCATTCTGTGGCGCAAAcattacatcatcatccctggcACGGAGGCAtcaccgctccccgtagatccccagcaacGAATATCTTctcaaagctcaagactgtCATCTCCACCACGGCCTGCTCTAGGACCGTCATCTCCAACACAACCTGCTTCAGGACTGTCATCAccaccaggaccgtcgcttcctgctcaatcacgatctccatctccagcacatctTAGTGGTGCAAGCGACGACagcaacaacacccctccccgatcaccatcgccgggactaagagccgcatcgagcaaggaacctgcagcaccacttaagaagtcgcgaccaccgccttccaagccaagatagcaaaagaagaaaacaaaggtgcctgaagtgactcgtgaGGAACGctaggaggcaatgactcatgagaaACGCTGGgccgaaatccaagcagaatgcAAGGAGTGGTTCAGGAAAaaggctgaagaaagaaaagcaaaagagatggagccaccgccagtagatcaaaggcaattaatttttttaaaaaaagatgtcAGAAGCAACCAAGAAGATGATGCCACAAGTATCGAACTATGACCGGGTGTTAGTTAAGGCTGATGAGAGGCAAAAAAGGAACGAAAAATCATCTTCAAGTGGTATTGTCCCCCACCTCgggcatctaccagaaaaagatgctaaaaagatagcatcaatgcccttggatcaacaagcacaagtagtgaaattcatggaagaaataggTATGTCCCttgatgaatgtctagggcaaaTTGATCTGCCAACTGCACAGCCAGTTgtaccgaaatggacctttgagctagctaagtctctagtaaggcctgagttgatATAGAAGCTATccacgaagatgtacgaattccatgaatggtacatgaagcagtGTGCCGACGAGAGGGAAATGTTCGgtcttaaggtaaaaccgatagattttttcgacgaaggcgagaaagtcctgtggctgcaattcaaggatatatacgaagtgtatcgtcaggatgcccttgatgtctctctcattagcgcctgggctctgtaagcgtccgtttatctatatgtaaattttggctcatatcattattttttgtgcgtgCGTCACCCTGCTAACTTCgttttccattttatgtagAATGCTAATTCAAACGTGCCAACGAGAAGCGtacttccatgttggcttcatggatccatccctagttaaccaaaaccagatacgggatcaaccaGAGAAAatgttggtggaagtatacaagtTTTTGGACAAACAATATTACAAGAgttacatactactgccatacaactttgaGTAAGTGTGGATATaccatctattttcattttctttttccttacctgattaatgttagttagctctaatatgaatatTACGTACGCAGTTTCCACGGGATCCTCCTAATAATTGAGCATGATAGAAGCCATGTCACTTTCTTCTATTCGTTGAGGAAAAAACCGACGgactaccaagacattcaagacatgctaaacttgttataattctggacctttatttctatgcaaaagtttgtttcctaaattttcacctaacactgtatcattcattattttaatccacaGTGCATGGAAACCAATCCTCAagaaacacaaaggtccattcaaagaaaaacttacatggaacacagacttcccagtacgtatgaagtttgcacattttgtatattctatagcacaaatatttcataacttattttttccccactgaagtgcttaagacaggaacccgggaataatctatatgGCTACTATTTCTATGAGCACATGtacagttttgtgggacccaagggcCGGACGACGCCGCATGAGatgaaagtacgtaaaataaaactattaatagttaattattttcggctccttatatttaattgttcgtgtaacattcacatatttccaaattacagatgtataATATTCAACTAAAACTCTtagagaaggaaagaataggggcaatatgtgaaggtctagTGGGATTACtagtggacgaggtggtaaatccacaaggagaatttcattacaaCGGATGAAAATTAGACGCACcaagcaacacctcgacgggaagattctAGGAATGACCGGGAtaaatttttgtatatatatactacttgtataaatactagtttgatttgtataatatgctaagatttgtataggatgctaagaattgtatagtatacaaagaattgtatatatagtaattgtataaatactcgtttgatttcattattaaaAGAGTCTTAACTACTAAAGggtaactaaaggggtacgtgatgcatgaaattacaggcgtCATGCAGGCAGATGCCTATatgcctgtaatttcatgcatgccctttagtcctggttggtttcactgggactaaagggggtctttagtctctGTTAAacgacccaggactaaagacccctttttATCTCGAAAACTATACCCTGGATAGTTTTTAGAGAGATTTGgctcctaccaaccgggactaaagttgaGGTTTCAGTAGTGACCGTATCTATATCCGGATACTCAAAGTCAAATATATATGACGTGGATATCCATTTATATCTTATTCGACATATCTGACACTATCGGTACCAGAAAACGAAtctgagaagaagaaaaactatCTAATTCACATATGGAGGTATCCATCCGTATTCGATCCGTTTACACCCCAACCAGGATCCGAGCAGTTCAGTAGTGACTAGAGAAAGAACAGCCGCCCGACATCTCatggctccacctccacctccacctccatctccaccgGTCCACCACAACCCGTCCCCCACCTCATGAGTCATGAGCACACCACGCGGCGATTACGGCGGCGGTGACCACAAGTAAAACGGCCCCCGTTTCACCCCAAACGCATCCCTCCATCCTCGTCCACCACGGCGGGGTGGAAGGAGATCCATGGATAACCACAGTGCGGGGGCCGCAGCcggggccagcggcggcggcaacgagtCCGCCCCGCGCGACGGTGCGCGGTTCGCGGAGTCGTCCGCGCCGTCTCAGctagcccccgccgcctccggcaaCGACGACGGGGAGATCACCCTCGACGTGtgcgacgacgacggggagACCGTCGCGGGCGGGGCTGGTGCTGGGGACGACTCGCAAGTTGGAGGGCGCCTCCGCGCCGACCTGTTCAAGGTTGACGCTGCGTACAAGTTCAAAGGGCTTAGCTTCGTCTCCGACTTCCTCACCTCGTGGAACCATGTCGAGAGGCAGTTCCACATACTCGCCGTGGACGGCTGCCTCCGCCGCTCAAAGTTCGGCAATTGCATCGGTAATGACTAGAAAACTCAGAGAGAATTGAGCTAGTGATATAATTATCGTTGCTTATTCAACGGACTGATCATCGTTTGCGGTTTGGCTTTTCAGGTTTTCATGGATCGGATGAGTTCGCCGTCCAGCTGTTCGATGCGCTGGCGTGGCGGCGGAACATCTCCCGCAGCTGGATCAGCAAGGCGGAGCTGCATGATTTCTGGGACCAAATCTTCAACGACAGCTTCGATAAACGCCTCCAGACCTTCGTCGACATGTAATTCCCCGCTACTGATCTTTTTCCACGCTAATTGTCACTTACTACTCCTTGTGTCTCTGAACAGCAAGTTACATATAGCCTTAGGTAActaaggctagtcccagtgcaaggtttcatcaccctgtttccaaggatgccacatcatcccataaggtgtattctcatgaatgaaatagAGAGTCctagtgcatagtttcatttcacgatttcataggatgatcatgacatttaattgtgaggcatgtgattggatatggttagatgaaatgaaactctatagcccccagtgcaagtttcatagtcttggaaatagtgtatacacagtttcatcctgatgaaactccttccctctctcacttcataactatcatgccatgtcatcacatatgctgatgtgtcactgtATTTAATGTGTATGAAACCTTTATGAAacccccactgggattagcctaaccATCTGttaaaaataattaactaataACAGGATGATCAAGAACACGGATGGAAGGATTACCGAGGAGGTTGTAAAAAAGGTAATCGTGCTGCCATAACGCCTTCACCGGTTCGTTCAGCCATCGCTTCAAGAACGAAGTAAATGCGGAGTCTAGAAATGTGTTATTGATTTCTCCTCTGGAGTCCGGAGTACTATATGCACCTATGCCATGCTTACCACCCTGCTGATACTTTGGTGCAGACTTTTGAGCTTTGTCAAAATGGTCTTTTGAGCAGATGATCGCACTGAGCGCGTCAGTGAACAAGCTGCCCAAGGTCGAAGAGCAGGCGTCGGAGTATGCACGTCTGATCATGGAGGAGCTGGACCCGGACAACCTAGGCTACATCGAGCTCCACAACCTAGAGACGCTGCTGCTGCGGGCGCCCATCGGCACCACTTACAACAGCCGCGACCCGTACCGGCGGATGCTGAGCGCGAGACTCCGCCCGATGCTGGAGGCGAACCCGCTCAAGCGGTGGTACCGCCGCGTGCAGTACTTCCTCGAGGACAACTGGCGGCGCTTGTGGGTGTTGTTCCTGTGGCTCTCCGTTTGCGCGGTGCTCTTTGCCTGGAAGTTCGTCCAGTACCGTCGCCGCTACGTGTTCCAGGTGATGGGCTACTGCGTCTGCGTCGCCAAGGGCGGCGCCGAGACGCTCAAGTTAAACATGGCGCTCATCCTGCTCCCCGTGTGCCGGAACACCATCACCTGGATCCGCAACTTCACGTTCGTCACCCGCACCGTGCCGATCGAGGACAGCATCAATTTCCATGAGGTGATCGCCATGGGGATCGCCATCGGCATGGGTCTGCACGTTGTCTCCCACCTGACCTGCAACTTCCCACGGCTGCTCCATGCCACCGACGTCGGGTACGCGCCACTGGCGCAATACTTCGGCACGGAGCGCGACTGGAGGCCACCGGATTACTGGTGGTTCTTGAAGGGCACAGAAGGCTGGACTGGTCTCGTGATGCTGGTGCTCTCGGCGATCGCTTTCACACTCGCGTTGCCATGGTTCCGCCGTGACAGGGTCCGGCTCCCCGGCCCGCTCAAGCGCCTGACGGGCTTCAACGCCTTTTGGTACTCGCACCACCTGTTGGTCATTGTCTATGCGCTACTCATCGTGCACGGCCACTTCTTGTACCTCACGC
This genomic window from Setaria viridis chromosome 8, Setaria_viridis_v4.0, whole genome shotgun sequence contains:
- the LOC117866558 gene encoding respiratory burst oxidase homolog protein B, whose translation is MDNHSAGAAAGASGGGNESAPRDGARFAESSAPSQLAPAASGNDDGEITLDVCDDDGETVAGGAGAGDDSQVGGRLRADLFKVDAAYKFKGLSFVSDFLTSWNHVERQFHILAVDGCLRRSKFGNCIGFHGSDEFAVQLFDALAWRRNISRSWISKAELHDFWDQIFNDSFDKRLQTFVDMMIKNTDGRITEEVVKKMIALSASVNKLPKVEEQASEYARLIMEELDPDNLGYIELHNLETLLLRAPIGTTYNSRDPYRRMLSARLRPMLEANPLKRWYRRVQYFLEDNWRRLWVLFLWLSVCAVLFAWKFVQYRRRYVFQVMGYCVCVAKGGAETLKLNMALILLPVCRNTITWIRNFTFVTRTVPIEDSINFHEVIAMGIAIGMGLHVVSHLTCNFPRLLHATDVGYAPLAQYFGTERDWRPPDYWWFLKGTEGWTGLVMLVLSAIAFTLALPWFRRDRVRLPGPLKRLTGFNAFWYSHHLLVIVYALLIVHGHFLYLTHKWYNKSTWMYLAVPMLLYAGERLARALRSSMLPVKILKVVVYPGNTLSLHFSKPPGFEYKSGQYIFLNCPTISPFQWHPFCITSAPQDNYVSVHIRTLGDWTRRLNVVYSEVCRPPVDGKSGLLRAEYDHDRNTTSNKSLTKVLIDGPYGLKLQDYKQYEAVFLISFGIRATPMISILKDIINNMKQLHGNIESGDATNNSMSSSSFRTRRVYFYWVTREEGSFDWFRSIMDEVAEAEKMGVIEFNTYFISIYEKDDVRSTLIAMLHSLNYAKNGTDIVSGTRLKTHFARPNWRKVYKSIALNHHGQRVGVFYCGPQVLVKELRELARDFSRKTTTKFEFFKETF